Proteins from a genomic interval of Ictalurus furcatus strain D&B chromosome 2, Billie_1.0, whole genome shotgun sequence:
- the LOC128623994 gene encoding probable ATP-dependent RNA helicase DDX41: MDTEAKPRKRNYTEEKSASEPSDDDDYVPYVPVKIRKQQLLQKMMRFRGKGLTEEDQKDSGGEQKDEDEGLGPRSNVSLLDQHQYLKEKAEARKESAKEKQLKEEEKILESVAEGRALMSVKEMAKGITYEDSIKTSWKAPRYILNMPIVRHDRVRKRYHILVEGDGIPPPIKSFREMKFPQAILKGLKKKGIVHPTPIQIQGIPTILSGRDMIGIAFTGSGKTLVFTLPIIMFCLEQEKRLPFCKREGPYGLIICPSRELARQTHGVIEYYCKLLEDESAPQLRTALCIGGMSVKEQMEVVKHGVHMMVATPGRLMDLLNKKMVSLDICRYLALDEADRMIDMGFEEDIRTIFSYFKGQRQTLLFSATMPKKIQNFAKSALVKPVTINVGRAGAASLDVIQEVEYVKEEAKMVYLLECLQKTPPPVLIFAEKKADVDAIHEYLLLKGVEAVAIHGGKDQEERTKAIEAFKEGKKDVLVATDVASKGLDFPAIQHVINYDMPEEIENYVHRIGRTGRSGKTGIATTFINKGCEESVLMDLKALLVEAKQKVPPVLQVLQTGDEAMLDLEGERGCAFCGGLGHRITDCPKLEAMQTKQVTNISRRDCLANSSMDF, from the exons AGATTAGAAAACAACAGTTG TTGCAGAAGATGATGCGTTTCCGAGGCAAGGGTTTGACAGAGGAGGACCAGAAGGACAGCGGAGGAGAACAGAAGGATGAGGACGAGGGTCTCGGGCCACGCTCCAACGTCAGCCTGCTCGACCAGCACCAGTACCTGAAGGAGAAAGCCGAGG CCCGGAAGGAGTCAGCAAAGGAAAAGCagctgaaggaggaggagaagattCTGGAGAGTGTGGCTGAGGGCCGAG CTTTAATGTCTGTCAAGGAGATGGCAAAAGGTATCACCTATGAAGACTCTATTAAGACCAG CTGGAAAGCTCCTCGTTACATATTGAACATGCCCATAGTGAGGCATGACCGGGTGAGGAAGCGGTACCACATCCTGGTGGAGGGCGACGGTATCCCTCCGCCCATTAAGAGCTTCAGAGAGATGAAGTTTCCTCAAG CAATTCTGAAAGGTCTTAAGAAGAAAGGAATTGTGCATCCAACCCCCATCCAGATCCAGGGAATCCCGACTAT TCTTTCTGGCAGAGATATGATTGGCATTGCGTTCACGGGCTCAGGGAAGACTCTGGTGTTCACTCTACCCATCATCATGTTCTGTCTGGAGCAGGAAAAACGCCTGCCCTTCTGCAAGAGAGAAGGACCCTACGGACTCATCATCTGTCCTTCT AGGGAGCTGGCGAGGCAGACGCATGGCGTCATCGAGTACTATTGCAAGCTCCTGGAGGATGAGAGTGCGCCTCAGCTGCGCACTGCCCTCTGCATCGGGGGCATGTCCGTCAAAGAGCAGATGGAGGTGGTCAAGCA CGGCGTACACATGATGGTGGCCACGCCGGGCCGTCTAATGGACCTGCTCAATAAGAAGATGGTGAGTCTGGATATCTGTCGATACCTGGCACTGGACGAGGCTGACCGGATGATCGATATGGGCTTTGAGGAGGACATCAGGACCATCTTCTCTTATTTTAAG GGTCAGAGACAGACGCTGCTCTTCAGCGCCACCATGCCCAAGAAGATCCAGAACTTCGCCAAAAGCGCTCTGGTCAAACCCGTCACCATCAACGTGGGCCGAGCCGGTGCTGCCAGCTTGGACGTCATTCAG GAAGTGGAGTATGTCAAAGAGGAAGCAAAAATGGTGTACCTTCTGGAGTGCTTACAGAAGACACCACCTCCC GTGTTAATATTTGCTGAGAAGAAAGCAGACGTGGACGCCATCCATGAGTATCTGCTCCTCAAAGGTGTGGAGGCAGTGGCGATCCATGGAGGCAAAG ACCAAGAGGAAAGAACAAAAGCCATCGAGGCCTTcaaggagggaaagaaagatgTTTTGGTGGCCACTGATGTGGCGTCTAAGGGTTTGGATTTCCCCGCCATTCAGCATGTAATTAACTACGACATGCCTGAAGAGATTGAGAACTATG TCCATAGAATTGGTAGAACGGGTCGATCGGGCAAAACTGGAATAGCCACAACGTTCATCAACAAGGGATGTG AGGAATCAGTGCTGATGGATCTGAAGGCCTTGCTGGTCGAAGCCAAGCAGAAAGTTCCACCGGTTCTGCAGGTGCTCCAGACAGGGGACGAAGCCATGCTGGATCTTGAAG GAGAGAGAGGCTGTGCGTTCTGCGGCGGTTTGGGTCATCGTATCACCGATTGTCCCAAGTTGGAGGCCATGCAGACCAAGCAGGTTACCAACATCAGCCGCAGGGACTGTCTGGCCAACAGCTCCATGGACTTCTAA